A genome region from Coffea arabica cultivar ET-39 chromosome 7e, Coffea Arabica ET-39 HiFi, whole genome shotgun sequence includes the following:
- the LOC113701110 gene encoding putative B3 domain-containing protein At5g66980 isoform X4, with translation MTMEKMVKRGRGRPRKDSSSSSYLSFMDVRPEFFKVFLPDRVPPLFVKKFSGLVCKRIKLRCIDGKIWDVDVEETQEGVFMKNGWQAFADHHLLKLGEFLVFRYDGNSVFTVKIFRTHGCKEEAFVREKIAADVKIEPLEDQIAATEHTCAKHSCNSDGEGNKLDTSRGVREGKQQMSSRFHSQTVQMERDSEFGSIRSISRTQMHKLMLSKGFISKNNIELGSNVMLCNEKEEKWPVKFTHFRDGRACIGTGWMAFWKDNRMCEGDKFKLVFDEGRGGKMITVCKV, from the exons ATGACTAT GGAAAAAATGGTGAAACGGGGCAGAGGTCGCCCTAGAAAAgattcctcctcctcctcctactTATCCTTCATGGATGTCCGCCCGGAGTTCTTCAAAGTGTTTTTGCCCGAT CGAGTGCCAccactatttgttaagaaattcAGTGGATTAGTATGCAAAAGAATAAAACTCAGATGTATTGACGGGAAAATTTGGGATGTGGATGTTGAAGAAACTCAGGAAGGTGTTTTCATGAAGAATGGCTGGCAAGCTTTTGCTGATCATCATCTCTTGAAACTTGGAGAATTTTTAGTTTTCCGTTATGATGGAAATTCTGTGTTTACTGTTAAGATATTTCGGACACATGGATGCAAGGAGGAAGCTTTTGTCAGAGAGAAGATTGCTGCAGATGTGAAAATTGAACCATTGGAAGATCAGATTGCAGCTACAGAGCATACGTGTGCAAAACACTCTTGCAATTCAGATGGAGAGGGCAATAAGCTTGATACATCAAGAG GTGTACGAGAAGGAAAGCAGCAAATGTCATCCAGATTTCATTCACAGACAGTTCAGATGGAGCGGGACTCTGAATTTGGCAGTATCAGGTCTATCAGTCGCACACAGATGCATAAGCTG ATGCTTTCAAAAGGTTTCATCTCTAAGAACAACATAGAACTGGGGTCAAATGTAATGCTCTGcaatgagaaggaagaaaagtgGCCcgtaaaattcacacacttcAGAGATGGCCGTGCATGTATTGGGACTGGATGGATGGCATTCTGGAAAGACAACAGAATGTGCGAGGGTGACAAATTCAAGTTGGTGTTTGACGAGGGAAGAGGAGGAAAGATGATAACAGTGTGCAAGGTTTAG
- the LOC113701110 gene encoding putative B3 domain-containing protein At5g66980 isoform X5, producing MVKRGRGRPRKDSSSSSYLSFMDVRPEFFKVFLPDRVPPLFVKKFSGLVCKRIKLRCIDGKIWDVDVEETQEGVFMKNGWQAFADHHLLKLGEFLVFRYDGNSVFTVKIFRTHGCKEEAFVREKIAADVKIEPLEDQIAATEHTCAKHSCNSDGEGNKLDTSRGVREGKQQMSSRFHSQTVQMERDSEFGSIRSISRTQMHKLMLSKGFISKNNIELGSNVMLCNEKEEKWPVKFTHFRDGRACIGTGWMAFWKDNRMCEGDKFKLVFDEGRGGKMITVCKV from the exons ATGGTGAAACGGGGCAGAGGTCGCCCTAGAAAAgattcctcctcctcctcctactTATCCTTCATGGATGTCCGCCCGGAGTTCTTCAAAGTGTTTTTGCCCGAT CGAGTGCCAccactatttgttaagaaattcAGTGGATTAGTATGCAAAAGAATAAAACTCAGATGTATTGACGGGAAAATTTGGGATGTGGATGTTGAAGAAACTCAGGAAGGTGTTTTCATGAAGAATGGCTGGCAAGCTTTTGCTGATCATCATCTCTTGAAACTTGGAGAATTTTTAGTTTTCCGTTATGATGGAAATTCTGTGTTTACTGTTAAGATATTTCGGACACATGGATGCAAGGAGGAAGCTTTTGTCAGAGAGAAGATTGCTGCAGATGTGAAAATTGAACCATTGGAAGATCAGATTGCAGCTACAGAGCATACGTGTGCAAAACACTCTTGCAATTCAGATGGAGAGGGCAATAAGCTTGATACATCAAGAG GTGTACGAGAAGGAAAGCAGCAAATGTCATCCAGATTTCATTCACAGACAGTTCAGATGGAGCGGGACTCTGAATTTGGCAGTATCAGGTCTATCAGTCGCACACAGATGCATAAGCTG ATGCTTTCAAAAGGTTTCATCTCTAAGAACAACATAGAACTGGGGTCAAATGTAATGCTCTGcaatgagaaggaagaaaagtgGCCcgtaaaattcacacacttcAGAGATGGCCGTGCATGTATTGGGACTGGATGGATGGCATTCTGGAAAGACAACAGAATGTGCGAGGGTGACAAATTCAAGTTGGTGTTTGACGAGGGAAGAGGAGGAAAGATGATAACAGTGTGCAAGGTTTAG
- the LOC113701110 gene encoding putative B3 domain-containing protein At5g66980 isoform X2: MTMEKMVKRGRGRPRKDSSSSSYLSFMDVRPEFFKVFLPDVSSQQLRVPPLFVKKFSGLVCKRIKLRCIDGKIWDVDVEETQEGVFMKNGWQAFADHHLLKLGEFLVFRYDGNSVFTVKIFRTHGCKEEAFVREKIAADVKIEPLEDQIAATEHTCAKHSCNSDGEGNKLDTSRGKQQMSSRFHSQTVQMERDSEFGSIRSISRTQMHKLMLSKGFISKNNIELGSNVMLCNEKEEKWPVKFTHFRDGRACIGTGWMAFWKDNRMCEGDKFKLVFDEGRGGKMITVCKV, translated from the exons ATGACTAT GGAAAAAATGGTGAAACGGGGCAGAGGTCGCCCTAGAAAAgattcctcctcctcctcctactTATCCTTCATGGATGTCCGCCCGGAGTTCTTCAAAGTGTTTTTGCCCGATGTCAGTTCTCAACAGCTT CGAGTGCCAccactatttgttaagaaattcAGTGGATTAGTATGCAAAAGAATAAAACTCAGATGTATTGACGGGAAAATTTGGGATGTGGATGTTGAAGAAACTCAGGAAGGTGTTTTCATGAAGAATGGCTGGCAAGCTTTTGCTGATCATCATCTCTTGAAACTTGGAGAATTTTTAGTTTTCCGTTATGATGGAAATTCTGTGTTTACTGTTAAGATATTTCGGACACATGGATGCAAGGAGGAAGCTTTTGTCAGAGAGAAGATTGCTGCAGATGTGAAAATTGAACCATTGGAAGATCAGATTGCAGCTACAGAGCATACGTGTGCAAAACACTCTTGCAATTCAGATGGAGAGGGCAATAAGCTTGATACATCAAGAG GAAAGCAGCAAATGTCATCCAGATTTCATTCACAGACAGTTCAGATGGAGCGGGACTCTGAATTTGGCAGTATCAGGTCTATCAGTCGCACACAGATGCATAAGCTG ATGCTTTCAAAAGGTTTCATCTCTAAGAACAACATAGAACTGGGGTCAAATGTAATGCTCTGcaatgagaaggaagaaaagtgGCCcgtaaaattcacacacttcAGAGATGGCCGTGCATGTATTGGGACTGGATGGATGGCATTCTGGAAAGACAACAGAATGTGCGAGGGTGACAAATTCAAGTTGGTGTTTGACGAGGGAAGAGGAGGAAAGATGATAACAGTGTGCAAGGTTTAG
- the LOC113701110 gene encoding putative B3 domain-containing protein At5g66980 isoform X1: MTMEKMVKRGRGRPRKDSSSSSYLSFMDVRPEFFKVFLPDVSSQQLRVPPLFVKKFSGLVCKRIKLRCIDGKIWDVDVEETQEGVFMKNGWQAFADHHLLKLGEFLVFRYDGNSVFTVKIFRTHGCKEEAFVREKIAADVKIEPLEDQIAATEHTCAKHSCNSDGEGNKLDTSRGVREGKQQMSSRFHSQTVQMERDSEFGSIRSISRTQMHKLMLSKGFISKNNIELGSNVMLCNEKEEKWPVKFTHFRDGRACIGTGWMAFWKDNRMCEGDKFKLVFDEGRGGKMITVCKV, from the exons ATGACTAT GGAAAAAATGGTGAAACGGGGCAGAGGTCGCCCTAGAAAAgattcctcctcctcctcctactTATCCTTCATGGATGTCCGCCCGGAGTTCTTCAAAGTGTTTTTGCCCGATGTCAGTTCTCAACAGCTT CGAGTGCCAccactatttgttaagaaattcAGTGGATTAGTATGCAAAAGAATAAAACTCAGATGTATTGACGGGAAAATTTGGGATGTGGATGTTGAAGAAACTCAGGAAGGTGTTTTCATGAAGAATGGCTGGCAAGCTTTTGCTGATCATCATCTCTTGAAACTTGGAGAATTTTTAGTTTTCCGTTATGATGGAAATTCTGTGTTTACTGTTAAGATATTTCGGACACATGGATGCAAGGAGGAAGCTTTTGTCAGAGAGAAGATTGCTGCAGATGTGAAAATTGAACCATTGGAAGATCAGATTGCAGCTACAGAGCATACGTGTGCAAAACACTCTTGCAATTCAGATGGAGAGGGCAATAAGCTTGATACATCAAGAG GTGTACGAGAAGGAAAGCAGCAAATGTCATCCAGATTTCATTCACAGACAGTTCAGATGGAGCGGGACTCTGAATTTGGCAGTATCAGGTCTATCAGTCGCACACAGATGCATAAGCTG ATGCTTTCAAAAGGTTTCATCTCTAAGAACAACATAGAACTGGGGTCAAATGTAATGCTCTGcaatgagaaggaagaaaagtgGCCcgtaaaattcacacacttcAGAGATGGCCGTGCATGTATTGGGACTGGATGGATGGCATTCTGGAAAGACAACAGAATGTGCGAGGGTGACAAATTCAAGTTGGTGTTTGACGAGGGAAGAGGAGGAAAGATGATAACAGTGTGCAAGGTTTAG
- the LOC113701110 gene encoding putative B3 domain-containing protein At5g66980 isoform X3 yields MVKRGRGRPRKDSSSSSYLSFMDVRPEFFKVFLPDVSSQQLRVPPLFVKKFSGLVCKRIKLRCIDGKIWDVDVEETQEGVFMKNGWQAFADHHLLKLGEFLVFRYDGNSVFTVKIFRTHGCKEEAFVREKIAADVKIEPLEDQIAATEHTCAKHSCNSDGEGNKLDTSRGVREGKQQMSSRFHSQTVQMERDSEFGSIRSISRTQMHKLMLSKGFISKNNIELGSNVMLCNEKEEKWPVKFTHFRDGRACIGTGWMAFWKDNRMCEGDKFKLVFDEGRGGKMITVCKV; encoded by the exons ATGGTGAAACGGGGCAGAGGTCGCCCTAGAAAAgattcctcctcctcctcctactTATCCTTCATGGATGTCCGCCCGGAGTTCTTCAAAGTGTTTTTGCCCGATGTCAGTTCTCAACAGCTT CGAGTGCCAccactatttgttaagaaattcAGTGGATTAGTATGCAAAAGAATAAAACTCAGATGTATTGACGGGAAAATTTGGGATGTGGATGTTGAAGAAACTCAGGAAGGTGTTTTCATGAAGAATGGCTGGCAAGCTTTTGCTGATCATCATCTCTTGAAACTTGGAGAATTTTTAGTTTTCCGTTATGATGGAAATTCTGTGTTTACTGTTAAGATATTTCGGACACATGGATGCAAGGAGGAAGCTTTTGTCAGAGAGAAGATTGCTGCAGATGTGAAAATTGAACCATTGGAAGATCAGATTGCAGCTACAGAGCATACGTGTGCAAAACACTCTTGCAATTCAGATGGAGAGGGCAATAAGCTTGATACATCAAGAG GTGTACGAGAAGGAAAGCAGCAAATGTCATCCAGATTTCATTCACAGACAGTTCAGATGGAGCGGGACTCTGAATTTGGCAGTATCAGGTCTATCAGTCGCACACAGATGCATAAGCTG ATGCTTTCAAAAGGTTTCATCTCTAAGAACAACATAGAACTGGGGTCAAATGTAATGCTCTGcaatgagaaggaagaaaagtgGCCcgtaaaattcacacacttcAGAGATGGCCGTGCATGTATTGGGACTGGATGGATGGCATTCTGGAAAGACAACAGAATGTGCGAGGGTGACAAATTCAAGTTGGTGTTTGACGAGGGAAGAGGAGGAAAGATGATAACAGTGTGCAAGGTTTAG